A window from Citrus sinensis cultivar Valencia sweet orange chromosome 3, DVS_A1.0, whole genome shotgun sequence encodes these proteins:
- the LOC127900827 gene encoding uncharacterized protein LOC127900827 has product MVEIRADSQLVCNQLSDQFQAKEEKMRLYLKKAKQMVGLFQEVEIKQISQNENYRADMLVRIAAIADPKLPKSVPLEVRTSPSIIGEIEVIRMSTKKSWMDPILSYIRDGILPEDKKQAKKLKCRAARYTLLDGVLYHRGFTLPLLRCLDDEEADYVLREIHEGICGNHSGARTLAFKALRQRYFWPTIHQDAKGMAKNCKVCQSFFEVPAQPPEKLTAVSSPWPFAQWGIDLIGPLPKGQGAATHVIVAIDYFTKWVEVGVLSQIKERKTTDFIWKNIICRYGIPHAVITDNGRQFENHNFREFCQNLGVDLKFCTPVHPQENRQVEAANKVIKKLLKTRLGEKK; this is encoded by the coding sequence ATGGTAGAAATTCGAGCAGATTCTCAGTTAGTCTGTAATCAGCTCAGTGATCAATTCCAAGCGAAAGAAGAGAAGATGAggctttatttgaagaaggcaAAGCAGATGGTTGGGCTTTTCCAAGAAGTAGAAATAAAGCAAATATCCCAGAATGAGAACTACCGAGCAGATATGTTGGTCAGAATAGCCGCAATTGCGGATCCAAAGTTACCCAAGTCAGTTCCATTGGAAGTGAGGACCTCTCCAAGCATAATAGGGGAGATAGAAGTAATACGGATGAGCACCAAAAAATCCTGGATGGACCCGATTCTCTCATATATCCGCGATGGCATCCTACCAGAGGACAAGAAGCAAGCAAAAAAGTTGAAATGTCGAGCAGCAAGGTATACACTACTCGATGGGGTACTCTACCACCGAGGATTCACCTTGCCCCTTTTGAGATGTTTGGATGACGAGGAAGCAGATTATGTGTTGAGAGAGATTCATGAAGGAATATGCGGCAACCACTCGGGGGCAAGGACTTTAGCCTTCAAAGCACTTCGGCAAAGGTACTTTTGGCCGACCATTCACCAGGATGCTAAGGGGATGGCAAAAAACTGTAAAGTTTGCCAAAGCTTCTTTGAGGTTCCTGCTCAGCCTCCAGAAAAGTTGACCGCAGTGTCATCCCCATGGCCTTTTGCCCAGTGGGGAATTGACCTGATCGGCCCATTACCCAAAGGCCAAGGAGCCGCAACACATGTGATTGTGGCTATAGATTACTTTACTAAATGGGTAGAAGTGGGAGTCCTCAGtcaaatcaaagaaagaaagacaaCGGATTTCATCTGGAAAAATATCATCTGCAGATACGGGATCCCCCATGCCGTCATAACAGACAATGGGAGGCAGTTTGAAAACCATAACTTCAGAGAATTTTGCCAAAACTTGGGTGTGGATCTGAAGTTTTGTACCCCCGTACACCCCCAGGAAAACAGGCAAGTGGAAGCAGCCAATAAGGTAATAAAGAAACTCCTAAAAACCAGGCTCGGAGAGAAGAAGTGA
- the LOC127900828 gene encoding uncharacterized protein LOC127900828: protein MLVKRSGRAKGEQISASIFWRRLARSVMDVSRNDALGGDNETVETITLREIANEARERMIQDRLERMEKQMETLKAILHELRDERRRDCETTVVRDEAVAEPSLRRRRIEEIPPPVDQPYGVHPQRSAGQIPEERVVEGKDQSRSGLVLKIDARGLNIDEGELRRQLHNAKQERDQMAARNPDHALELEGEVRRLGQVMDEIQGKRKPPSWRIMLDEESPLSAEIMSTIIPRDFRFPDLKYSGTSDPLVHIERFNDMKGVQGLTPAQRCRMFPLTPEGRVRDWYRKLPRGSIRGYEQMYQELAEQFRGAVAPEDDMMELMGMKQEEHKYLRDFVKRYHQAVLDLGAFNHPQALRGLKKGVRIGRLWYNFRSPIVQNYLVGYEQAKRDIEIEEEKMAKIKSEQLRRKEKRTLGGSGSGKRAGESSAIGGISARSRPYPMTQRPPQSQHSRAQPQCPTFPERQREFWQMAAHPHHNAPRVLHAVNSRDGRPNQLPTILARDDIHNSRAVQLIDQSLAYKQYTLLKVSMEELNEVLFNLPTAKRAKVRQVPIRWTDDDEEGVLYSHEDALVIKAMVASKEFRRLLVDTGSSVDILFKSALDDMGIADMKLERTNTSLKGFGGGRLTPMGIVELPITVGAKPSEKTVMLDFVVVEEKSPY from the exons ATGTTGGTGAAAAGATCTGGTCGGGCAAAGGGtgagcagatttcagcatcaatattttggcgccgtctggcGCGGTCGGTTATGGATGTGTCAAGGAATGATGCTTTAGGGGGTGACAATGAAACTGTTGAAACAATTACTCTCCGAGAGATCGCGAATGAAGCTAGAGAGAGGATGATCCAAGATCGACTGGAGCGGATGGAGAAGCAAATGGAGACTCTCAAGGCTATATTACATGAGCTGAGGGATGAGCGGAGAAGGGATTGTGAAACCACCGTGGTGAGGGATGAAGCCGTGGCAGAACCCAGCCTACGGAGGCGTAGAATCGAGGAGATCCCTCCACCAGTAGACCAACCCTATGGGGTGCATCCCCAAAGAAGTGCAGGTCAGATCCCGGAAGAGCGCGTAGTTGAAGGGAAGGACCAATCTCGCTCTGGACTAGTTCTGAAAATTGATGCCCGAGGACTAAATATTGATGAAGGAGAGCTCAGACGACAGTTGCATAATGCCAAGCAGGAGCGAGATCAAATGGCTGCACGCAACCCTGACCATGCTTTAGAATTGGAGGGTGAAGTACGCAGGTTGGGGCAGGTGATGGATGAAATCCAGGGCAAGAGAAAGCCCCCGagctggaggataatgctggatgAAGAATCTCCGCTATCAGCCGAGATCATGAGTACTATAATCCCAAGAGATTTTCGCTTCCCCGACCTCAAATATTCCGGGACGAGTGACCCGCTAGTGCATATTGAGCGTTTCAACGACATGAAGGGTGTGCAGGGGTTAACACCAGCTCAGAGGTGCAGGATGTTCCCATTGACACCAGAGGGACGAGTCCGAGATTGGTACCGTAAGTTGCCACGAGGAAGTATAAGGGGATATGAGCAGATGTACCAAGAGCTGGCTGAGCAGTTTCGAGGAGCGGTAGCCCCCGAGGACGATATGATGGAATTGATGGGGATGAAGCAGGAGGAACACAAATATCTTCGGGATTTTGTGAAAAGATATCATCAAGCCGTGCTCGATCTGGGAGCTTTCAATCACCCGCAGGCATTGAGGGGACTAAAAAAGGGTGTGAGAATAGGCCGATTGTGGTACAACTTCAGAAGTCCCATCGTTCAGAACTATTTGGTGGGGTATGAGCAAGCGAAGAGAGACatagaaattgaagaagaaaaaatggccAAGATAAAGAGTGAGCAGCTAAGGCGAAAGGAAAAGAGAACCCTGGGTGGGAGCGGGTCGGGAAAGCGAGCTGGGGAATCATCAGCGATTGGTGGAATATCAGCTCGGTCTCGCCCTTATCCCATGACTCAGAGACCGCCACAGTCCCAACACAGCCGAGCTCAGCCTCAATGCCCCACATTCCCTGAGCGGCAAAGAGAATTCTGGCAGATGGCTGCCCATCCTCATCACAACGCTCCCAGGGTACTGCATGCAGTTAACTCCAGGGATGGTCGACCAAACCAGCTACCTACAATACTAGCCCGGGATGATATCCACAATAGCCGAGCGGTCCAGTTGATTGATCAGAGCTTGGCGTACAAGCAGTACACCCTATTGAAAGTCTCTATGGAGGAGTT GAATGAGGTACTTTTCAACTTGCCAACAGCCAAGAGGGCAAAAGTAAGACAAGTTCCCATTAGGTGgacagatgatgatgaagagggtGTTTTATACTCTCATGAGGATGCACTGGTGATTAAAGCGATGGTAGCGAGTAAAGAATTCCGGCGACTATTGGTGGATACAGGCAGCTCGGTCGATATACTATTTAAGTCGGCCCTAGACGATATGGGGATTGCGGATATGAAATTGGAGCGGACGAACACATCCTTGAAGGGTTTTGGAGGAGGACGGCTGACCCCCATGGGAATCGTCGAGCTGCCGATTACCGTAGGAGCGAAACCATCTGAAAAGACAGTGATGCTAGACTTTGTAGTAGTTGAAGAGAAAAGCCCCTACTAG
- the LOC102622368 gene encoding uncharacterized protein LOC102622368 isoform X1 — protein MQASNFSIVSLSYEFIFKFIIFSLQLCFWSFCCCLWGNSDFVPQNSRHWKDLQRPSPAPQMLVPKFNRSLNLGLPKLNEDGSGNLVHAEHAVFRWFAGGFPSSFQSEPSSVEPVEHKRGVKPLVLVNNNLAEDDDEVGGNISRSSGKPVPENVWPDVLSACKIVKNE, from the exons ATGCAAGCAAGCAATTTTAGTATTGTTTCCTTGTCTTATGaatttatcttcaaatttattatattttcacttcaattATGTTTCTGG TCTTTTTGTTGCTGTTTATGGGGCAATAGTGATTTCGTTCCACAAAATTCT CGACACTGGAAGGACCTACAGAGGCCATCTCCAGCTCCACAGATGCTTGTGCCTAAATTCAACAGAAGCTTAAACTTGGGATTGCCCAAGCTTAATGAAGACGGGAGTGGAAATCTTGTGCATGCAGAGCATGCCGTATTCAGGTGGTTTGCTGGCGGCTTTCCTTCTTCTTTCCAATCTGAGCCGTCCTCAGTGGAGCCTGTTGAGCATAAAAGAGGAGTAAAGCCGTTAGTTTTAGTGAACAATAATCTGGCTGAAG ACGATGATGAAGTGGGGGGAAATATATCAAGAAGCTCGGGGAAACCGGTACCAGAAAATGTATGGCCAGATGTATTGAGTGCTTGTAAGATTGTCAAGAACGAATAG
- the LOC102622368 gene encoding uncharacterized protein LOC102622368 isoform X2, whose amino-acid sequence MQASNFSIVSLSYEFIFKFIIFSLQLCFWSFCCCLWGNSDFVPQNSRHWKDLQRPSPAPQMLVPKFNRSLNLGLPKLNEDGSGNLVHAEHAVFRWFAGGFPSSFQSEPSSVEPVEHKRGVKPLVLVNNNLAEDDDEVGGNISRSSGKPVPENEQFTALRK is encoded by the exons ATGCAAGCAAGCAATTTTAGTATTGTTTCCTTGTCTTATGaatttatcttcaaatttattatattttcacttcaattATGTTTCTGG TCTTTTTGTTGCTGTTTATGGGGCAATAGTGATTTCGTTCCACAAAATTCT CGACACTGGAAGGACCTACAGAGGCCATCTCCAGCTCCACAGATGCTTGTGCCTAAATTCAACAGAAGCTTAAACTTGGGATTGCCCAAGCTTAATGAAGACGGGAGTGGAAATCTTGTGCATGCAGAGCATGCCGTATTCAGGTGGTTTGCTGGCGGCTTTCCTTCTTCTTTCCAATCTGAGCCGTCCTCAGTGGAGCCTGTTGAGCATAAAAGAGGAGTAAAGCCGTTAGTTTTAGTGAACAATAATCTGGCTGAAG ACGATGATGAAGTGGGGGGAAATATATCAAGAAGCTCGGGGAAACCGGTACCAGAAAAT